A part of Candidatus Dormiibacterota bacterium genomic DNA contains:
- a CDS encoding amidohydrolase family protein — MLSAAGLTLALVLTASRGEAPQPQALPSPVKDKVCKLVNGRWFDGTVFRRRVFYAAGGVLTVKAPAAVDEVVDLKDGYVVPPFGDAHNHYIAGPHDIDNILRQYLRDGIFYAKNPASIARDTGKIKDKINRPDGVDVVFANAGITAAGGHPVRLYEEYLRKVKTPGPDGTFENLGYVIIDNDADLEKKWPMIMAGAPDFIKGHLLYSEEFETRRNDPAYYGHRGLDPKVLRSIVDRAHADHLRVSCHIETAVDFRNALAAGVDEINHMPGYFPTPEHQEWFPITAQDAALAARQGVVVVTTTYVAAAEMARPEEAAQLKTARQIQAGNLGLLRDAGVKIALGPDVYGVTALAEALNVHTLNVLDNRALLKAWCETTAGTIFPKRKIGHLQEGYEASFLVLGGDPLADFEKVKDIRMRFKQGLRIPDSVLGLS, encoded by the coding sequence ATGCTTTCCGCAGCCGGCCTGACGCTGGCCCTGGTCCTCACCGCCTCGCGCGGGGAGGCGCCGCAGCCGCAAGCCCTCCCCTCCCCCGTCAAGGACAAGGTCTGCAAGCTCGTCAACGGGAGATGGTTCGACGGGACGGTGTTCAGGCGCCGGGTCTTCTACGCCGCCGGAGGCGTGCTGACCGTCAAGGCGCCGGCGGCTGTCGACGAGGTGGTCGATTTGAAGGACGGCTACGTCGTGCCGCCGTTCGGCGACGCGCACAACCACTACATCGCCGGCCCGCACGACATCGACAACATCCTCCGGCAGTACCTTCGGGACGGGATCTTCTATGCCAAGAACCCCGCCAGCATCGCGCGCGACACCGGCAAGATCAAGGACAAGATCAACCGGCCGGACGGCGTCGACGTGGTGTTCGCGAACGCGGGAATCACCGCCGCGGGGGGGCATCCCGTCAGGCTGTACGAGGAGTACCTCAGGAAGGTGAAGACCCCGGGGCCCGACGGGACGTTCGAAAATCTCGGATACGTCATCATCGACAACGACGCGGATCTGGAGAAGAAGTGGCCGATGATCATGGCCGGCGCTCCCGATTTCATCAAGGGTCACCTGCTCTATTCCGAGGAGTTCGAGACGAGGCGGAACGACCCGGCCTACTACGGCCACCGGGGACTCGACCCGAAGGTCCTGCGCTCGATCGTCGATCGGGCGCACGCCGATCACCTGCGCGTGTCCTGCCACATCGAGACGGCGGTCGATTTCCGCAACGCGCTGGCGGCGGGGGTGGACGAGATCAACCACATGCCCGGCTACTTCCCGACACCCGAGCACCAGGAGTGGTTCCCGATCACGGCGCAGGACGCGGCGCTTGCCGCGCGCCAGGGCGTCGTCGTGGTCACGACGACCTACGTGGCCGCGGCGGAGATGGCCAGGCCCGAGGAGGCCGCGCAGCTGAAGACGGCGAGGCAGATCCAGGCGGGGAATCTGGGGCTGCTGCGCGACGCGGGCGTCAAGATCGCGCTCGGCCCCGACGTTTACGGCGTCACCGCCCTCGCCGAAGCGCTGAACGTGCACACCCTGAACGTCCTCGACAACCGCGCCCTCCTCAAGGCTTGGTGCGAGACGACCGCCGGGACGATCTTCCCGAAGCGGAAGATCGGGCATCTCCAGGAAGGATACGAGGCGAGCTTCCTGGTCCTGGGAGGCGACCCGCTGGCCGATTTCGAGAAGGTGAAGGACATCCGGATGCGCTTCAAGCAGGGCCTCCGCATCCCGGACTCGGTTCTTGGGCTATCATAA
- a CDS encoding nuclear transport factor 2 family protein produces MSQDQQLRRLNEEYVAASLAGDVEWYRSHLADEFVCIESDGSVLDKPAFLRMTAQGSSSLILGQKAGARR; encoded by the coding sequence GTGTCTCAGGATCAACAGCTGCGCCGATTGAACGAGGAGTACGTGGCGGCATCCCTGGCGGGAGACGTCGAGTGGTACCGATCCCACCTGGCCGATGAGTTCGTCTGCATCGAATCCGATGGTTCGGTTCTCGACAAGCCCGCCTTCCTGCGGATGACGGCCCAGGGGTCAAGTAGCCTGATCCTCGGCCAGAAAGCCGGCGCCCGGCGGTGA
- a CDS encoding glycosyltransferase family 39 protein: MSRLRLIGLFALAKLLLHLATSTGYGYFRDELYYLACTEHLAPGYVDHPSLSILFLWAVRHLLGDSRPALRLLPAVLGAATVALAGLMARALGGGRWAVALAMTGALVAPEYLALDHFYSMNAFDIVFWALAAFLLIRLIDGADPRLWLLLGLVLGLGLANKISVLWLGAGLLAGLVATPQRRWLATRWTWLCGAIALVLFSPYLFWQVRHGWPTLEFIHNATTDKMVAVAPLDFLIGQIRMVHPLTLPLWMGGLAWLFLHADGKRHYLLGWIYLTVFSILVLSGSSRSGYLAPAYTWLFAAGGVAGERLLDRKHLAWLRPVAVVLLIVAGAVTAPLALPLLPVDTYIRYSRALGERPSTEERKELGELGQFYADMQGWDAIVGTIADVYRPLPAQDATAARIFAPDYGVAGALDLLGRRQGLPQAISAHNNYWLWGPRGWDGRVLIVVGGEEDRLGDRFEAVERAATIDCGRCMPYENGRPVWVCRGLRAPVAETWAQIKHYD, translated from the coding sequence ATGAGCCGATTACGCCTGATCGGGCTGTTCGCGCTCGCCAAGCTGCTGTTGCATCTCGCCACCAGCACGGGCTACGGCTACTTCCGGGACGAGCTCTACTATCTCGCCTGCACCGAGCACCTCGCGCCCGGGTACGTCGATCATCCGTCGCTGTCGATCCTCTTCCTGTGGGCCGTCAGGCATCTGCTCGGTGATTCGCGTCCCGCCCTGCGCCTGCTGCCGGCGGTGCTCGGGGCGGCGACGGTGGCGCTCGCGGGTCTGATGGCGCGGGCGCTCGGCGGCGGCCGCTGGGCGGTCGCGCTGGCGATGACCGGAGCGCTGGTCGCCCCGGAATATCTCGCGCTCGATCACTTCTACTCGATGAACGCGTTCGACATCGTCTTCTGGGCGCTCGCCGCTTTCCTGCTCATCCGCCTGATCGACGGTGCGGACCCGCGGCTCTGGCTGCTTCTGGGGCTGGTCCTGGGTCTGGGGCTCGCCAACAAGATCAGCGTCCTGTGGCTGGGGGCCGGTTTGCTCGCGGGGCTCGTCGCCACGCCGCAGCGGCGCTGGCTGGCGACGCGCTGGACCTGGCTGTGCGGAGCCATCGCCTTGGTCCTCTTCTCTCCCTACCTGTTCTGGCAGGTGCGACACGGCTGGCCGACCCTGGAGTTCATCCACAACGCCACGACCGACAAGATGGTCGCGGTCGCGCCGCTCGACTTCCTGATCGGCCAGATCAGGATGGTGCATCCGCTGACCCTGCCGCTCTGGATGGGTGGCCTCGCCTGGCTGTTCCTGCACGCAGACGGCAAGAGGCACTATCTGCTGGGCTGGATCTACCTCACCGTCTTTTCCATCCTGGTGCTCTCCGGCTCGAGCCGGTCCGGCTATCTGGCACCCGCCTACACCTGGCTGTTCGCGGCCGGTGGTGTGGCGGGCGAGAGGCTCCTCGACCGGAAGCACCTCGCCTGGCTGCGCCCGGTCGCGGTCGTCCTGCTGATCGTCGCCGGGGCCGTGACCGCCCCGCTCGCGCTGCCTCTCCTGCCGGTCGACACCTATATCCGCTACTCGCGCGCGCTCGGCGAGCGGCCCTCGACCGAGGAGCGCAAGGAGCTCGGAGAGCTGGGACAGTTCTATGCCGACATGCAGGGCTGGGACGCGATCGTTGGAACGATCGCAGACGTCTACCGACCCCTGCCGGCCCAGGACGCGACCGCGGCGCGGATCTTCGCCCCCGACTACGGCGTCGCCGGCGCTCTCGACCTGCTGGGCCGCAGGCAGGGCCTCCCACAGGCGATCAGCGCCCACAACAACTACTGGCTCTGGGGTCCGCGCGGCTGGGACGGACGCGTCCTGATCGTAGTCGGCGGCGAAGAGGACCGGCTGGGCGACCGGTTCGAGGCGGTCGAGCGCGCCGCGACCATCGACTGCGGACGATGCATGCCCTACGAGAACGGGCGTCCCGTGTGGGTGTGCCGTGGGCTCCGCGCGCCGGTCGCCGAGACCTGGGCGCAGATCAAGCACTATGATTGA
- a CDS encoding DUF1579 family protein, which translates to MRTRALQIAVCLVLSSGLALAQAPGEKPKPGPEHKRLGYFVGKWTAEAEMKPSPFMPGGRMTNHDTCEWFDGGFAVVCRSEGKGPMGPTKALGILGYSTEEKAYTYYAVNNGPMDMATVPRGTVQDRSWVYDDEAKMGGKMVKSRYTIQEISPTSYTFKWEILGDDGAWQTLMEGKSNKSA; encoded by the coding sequence ATGAGAACCAGGGCTCTCCAGATCGCCGTCTGTCTCGTCCTGTCGTCCGGGCTGGCGCTTGCGCAGGCGCCGGGGGAAAAGCCCAAGCCCGGGCCCGAGCACAAGAGGCTCGGATATTTCGTCGGCAAGTGGACCGCCGAAGCGGAGATGAAGCCCAGTCCCTTCATGCCCGGCGGCAGGATGACGAACCATGACACCTGCGAGTGGTTCGACGGCGGTTTCGCCGTGGTCTGCCGCTCCGAGGGAAAGGGTCCGATGGGGCCGACGAAGGCGCTCGGCATCCTGGGCTACAGCACGGAAGAGAAGGCCTACACCTACTATGCGGTCAACAACGGTCCGATGGACATGGCCACGGTGCCGCGCGGCACGGTCCAGGACAGGAGCTGGGTCTACGACGACGAGGCGAAGATGGGCGGCAAGATGGTCAAGTCGCGCTACACGATCCAGGAGATCTCACCGACGAGCTACACCTTCAAGTGGGAGATCCTCGGCGACGACGGCGCCTGGCAGACCCTGATGGAGGGGAAGTCCAACAAGTCGGCGTAG
- a CDS encoding MbnH family di-heme enzyme, producing MVAQAVPPPPPPYEWRLPAGFPIPNVPADNPMTSAKVELGRHLFYDRALSGNGTQACSSCHRQELAFTDGRARAVGSTGEAHPRSAMSLANVAYAATLTWADPRLTRLEDQARIPMFNEHPVELGLSGREDEVLRRLRANRDYPRMFPAAFPEDPDPVSLANVARALASFERTLLSGDSPYDRLIYRDDAGALSESARRGMRLFFSARLNCSRCHGGFTFSGPIAFEGARPIPATFHNNGLYNLGGAGNYPGDNPGLYGITGRMEDMGRFRAPTLRNIGLTAPYMHDGSIATLNEVIEQYARGGRLVPDGPLAGDGRDSPRKSDLIRGFDLDARGKTDLVEFLKSLTDVSFVTDPRYSAPPPLPDEGPGPSEDRSPPGGARIPLHPRR from the coding sequence GTGGTAGCCCAGGCGGTGCCTCCCCCGCCTCCGCCCTACGAATGGCGGCTTCCGGCCGGGTTCCCGATACCTAATGTCCCCGCAGACAACCCGATGACCTCGGCCAAGGTCGAGCTGGGCCGGCATCTTTTCTATGACCGCGCCCTGTCGGGGAACGGCACGCAGGCCTGCTCCTCCTGCCACCGCCAGGAGCTCGCCTTCACCGACGGGCGCGCCCGCGCCGTCGGTTCCACCGGCGAGGCGCATCCCCGCAGCGCGATGAGCCTCGCCAACGTCGCCTACGCCGCCACTCTGACCTGGGCCGATCCGCGCCTCACCCGACTCGAGGACCAGGCCCGCATTCCGATGTTCAACGAGCATCCGGTGGAGCTCGGCCTCTCCGGACGCGAGGATGAAGTACTGCGCCGCCTCCGGGCGAACCGCGACTATCCCCGGATGTTCCCCGCGGCCTTCCCTGAGGACCCGGACCCGGTGAGCCTGGCGAATGTCGCCCGTGCCCTCGCCTCTTTCGAGAGGACGCTGCTCTCCGGCGATTCCCCTTACGACCGCCTCATCTACCGCGACGACGCCGGTGCTTTGTCCGAGTCGGCGCGGCGCGGCATGCGATTGTTCTTCTCGGCGCGCCTGAACTGCTCGCGCTGCCACGGAGGGTTCACCTTCTCGGGGCCGATCGCCTTCGAAGGCGCCCGACCGATCCCGGCCACGTTCCACAACAACGGTCTGTACAACCTGGGGGGCGCCGGGAACTATCCCGGCGACAACCCGGGACTCTACGGGATCACGGGGCGCATGGAAGACATGGGCCGCTTCCGGGCCCCCACGCTCCGCAACATCGGGCTGACGGCCCCCTACATGCACGACGGGAGCATCGCGACGCTGAATGAGGTGATCGAACAGTACGCCCGGGGGGGCCGGCTCGTCCCGGACGGTCCTCTCGCCGGTGACGGCCGCGACAGTCCGCGGAAAAGCGATCTCATACGGGGGTTCGACCTGGATGCTCGCGGCAAGACAGACCTGGTCGAATTCCTGAAAAGCCTGACCGATGTGTCGTTCGTCACCGACCCCCGCTACTCGGCGCCTCCGCCGCTGCCGGACGAGGGCCCCGGTCCATCGGAGGATCGGTCTCCCCCTGGCGGTGCTAGGATCCCGCTTCATCCAAGGAGGTGA
- a CDS encoding tetratricopeptide repeat protein yields MKRIPGIAVLVGVSLAFLPAGLRASGGSPMPRSGGTSSMPSAPRKTPAEEAADHYNAGLKLRDKGLALQKEAAQATKDKDRTKLEKKAQQEFEKAISQFRTATVKAPRFYQAYSDLGFALRKTGDYAAALETYDHAISLEPTYSPALEYRGEAYLALDRVEDAKKAYVALFPSDRGRADELLAAMKGWVEKRRAQPGMMTPDAIQEFSHWVDQRAELAGQTPSVSELQQRRW; encoded by the coding sequence GTGAAGAGGATCCCGGGTATTGCGGTGCTGGTCGGAGTCTCCCTGGCGTTCCTTCCCGCGGGGTTGCGGGCCTCGGGCGGGTCACCCATGCCGCGCTCCGGCGGCACTTCGTCCATGCCGTCCGCGCCCCGGAAAACACCGGCCGAGGAGGCCGCGGACCACTACAACGCCGGACTCAAGCTGCGGGACAAGGGGCTGGCCCTCCAGAAAGAGGCGGCCCAGGCGACCAAGGACAAGGACCGGACGAAGCTCGAAAAGAAGGCGCAGCAGGAGTTCGAGAAGGCGATCTCGCAGTTCCGGACGGCGACCGTGAAGGCCCCCAGGTTCTACCAGGCCTACAGCGACCTGGGGTTCGCCCTGCGGAAGACGGGGGACTACGCCGCCGCGCTCGAGACCTACGACCATGCGATCTCCCTGGAGCCGACCTACTCCCCCGCGCTCGAGTACCGGGGTGAGGCGTACCTGGCGCTCGACCGGGTGGAGGATGCCAAGAAGGCCTACGTGGCGCTCTTCCCGAGCGATCGAGGCCGGGCCGACGAGCTGCTCGCGGCGATGAAGGGGTGGGTCGAGAAGCGCCGGGCGCAGCCGGGCATGATGACTCCGGACGCGATCCAGGAATTTTCCCACTGGGTGGATCAGCGGGCCGAGCTCGCCGGTCAGACCCCGAGCGTATCGGAGCTGCAACAGCGGCGGTGGTAG